The Candidatus Manganitrophus noduliformans region GTCGATTGGGACCTCTTCGCAAAGGGGGACCCGGCCCTCGACGTCGGGAATTTTATCGTCTATTTGACGACCCGTCTGCCGGAGCGCGCCGCCTCTTCGATCGATGCATTTCTGGAAGGGTATTTCTCCCTACAGCCGGCCGATCTTCTGAAAAGGGTGCCGCTCTATCGCGCTTTTACCTTTCTGCGGCTTGCCTGCAAGCGGTTTCGACTCAAAGAGGAAGATTGGGAGGAAAAGGTGGAAGGCCTCCTCTTTCGAGCCGAGCGGGCGCTGCGATGAGAGATCGAACGATGAAACGGTTAAAGGTGGCGCATGTGATCAACAGCATTGGCCTGGGAGGGGTCCCGGCCGCCGTCTACCATCTTTTGGAGGCCCTTCCGCCGGAGCGCTATGAACTCTCCCTCTATACCCTGAAACGGTACTCCGACCATGCCGACGTTCGGGAAGAGGTGGCGGAGCGGTTTCGCCGTCTCGGCATCCCTATTTTTTCCCCGGACCGGGATGAAAAAAAGTTTCAGGTCGTGGCGCAGCTTTGCGAATGGATCCTGCGGGATCGAATCGACCTCCTCCACACCCACTCGTACAAGCCGAATCTTTACGGCCGTCTCGCCGGAGTTTTATGCAGGGAGCGGGGGGTGAGAATCGTCGCCCACTATCACAACCAGTACGACGATAAATGGGAGCGGGACGGAAGTCTCATCTATGATCGACTTTTAGATCGCTTCTCGGACCGGTTGATCGCCTGCTCGGAGTCGGTCCGGGAGCACCTTGTGCAACGAGTCGGCCTTCCCTGGGAGCGGATCGATGTGATCCTCAATGGAGCGGATCTCTCCCGGTTTCAGCCCCGGGAGGATGCGCAGCGGGTCAAGGGGGAGATGGGCCTTCCGTTGGACCGCCCGATCGTCGCGGTCGTCGGAAGGATCTCGGAACAAAAGGGCCAGGACGATTTTATCTACGCGGCAAAAACCATCCTCCGACAGGTTCCGGAGACCCTTTTCCTCGTCATCGGCGCCGCTGATGAGGCGGAGCGGCTGGTTCAATTGCAGCGTCTTGCCCAGGAGCTCGGGATCGAAAAGGAGATTATCTTTACAGGATACATCGCCGATATGTCGAAGATATACCCGCTCATAAATGTACTGGTCGTCCCTTCCCGATGGGAGGGATTCGGTCTCGTCTTGGTCGAAGCGATGGCGGCCGGAAGGGCGATCGTGGCGACGCGCGTCGGCGCGATTCCGGAGGTGGTCGTTGCCGGTGAGACGGCCCGGCTGGTTCCGCCCGGCTCCCCTGCAGCGATCGCCTCCGAGGTCGTCTCTCTGCTTCAAAATCCGGAGCGGGCGAGAAAGATGGGAGAGAGGGGGATTGCGCGGGCCGCTGACTTCTCCTGGAAACGGGCGGGGATGGAGCTCGACCGGATTTACGAGGATCTGCGGAGGGGAGACGCGGGATGAAGGAGGGGCGGATTTTCCTAATCCGACATGGGAAAACGGAATGGAACGGCGAGCGCTATTTGGGATGGGAGGACGTTCCACTGAGCGAAACCGGTAAAAAGCAGGCAGATGAGATTGACCTCGCATTGCAGAACGAACGGATTGATATCATCTATTCAAGCCCGCTGACCCGCGCGGTGGAGACGATCAGTTCGTTTGCTCAAAAAAGAGGCATTCCGGTCTACACGGCAGAAGATTTGAGAGAACTTCACTACGGCCGATGGCAGGGATTATGTAAGTCGAAGCACAAGCTGAATGTCATCCAGCAGTATCGTGTTTCTCGGCTTCCTCAGGGGGAGAGCCTCTTTGATGTCTATCTCCGGGCCGTCTGCTTCCGCGGCAGATTGGAATCGGATTTGGGAGCGGGGAAGAACGTCGCCGTCGTCGGGCATTTTTGGAGCAATAGAATGCTGGAGGGGGTGATTCGTCGCGTCCCGTTCAAATCGATTCTGGATCAACCGGCCTATCGGCCTAAAAACGGGTCTCTGCTTCAAATGAAATACAGGGTGGAGGCCGACGGGGAGCTCTGCATCTCGTCTGCGTCTTTTGTGGTACAGGGGTTTTAAGGAAATCGGATGAATGTGAAATGGAACCACCTACAGCGAGGAGCGAGGAGTCCCTTCGGGAAAACCCATCGGAACGTTTCCCCGGATCCCTTTTATGGGCAGGTTGATGAGTTTTATGATCAGGCGCATGTCCTCTCCCACCTGAAGGGCACCCTCGGGGATCATTGCGTTCCCGACCGATGTGAAATCGTCAATGTGAGGTATTACTTCAAGAGGTCGTTCCAGGTAGTTTACAAGCTCTACGGGAAAGAAGACCCTACAATTTTGACGGTGTTTTTTCTACCGCAGGGCGAGAGCGCGAAGCATTACCGGGAGAAGCTCGCCGCAGTGACGAATCGCGTCCGTGTGATTCATTTTCCTTCCTGGAATGCAGTCGGGTGGGTTTTTCCTGAAGATCCGACCCTTCGCGCTCTTCAAAAGATGACGGATGAGGGGAGGTTGAGAAGCGGGTTGGGTCGATGCATCCGCCGTTTCCTTAAACCCGGACCGATTCGCTGGGATGTGATGAACTACCATCCGGAGAGACGGTGTGCGCTTCGGTATCTCCTCTCGGAGGGAGATTATACGTTTGTCGGAAAAGTCGCGTCGAGTGAATCGACTGTAACGGCGCATCGAAATTTGATGCGCCTTTGGGGGTGGTCTTCTCGGCGATTCAGGATTCCTGAACCGCTCGGGTTGGAGGACGAACAGGGCATCCGTTGGGAATCGTTCATCACGGGCAATACCATTGGTGATCTTTTTTCAGAGATCTCCCTGAGCCCGTTGATGAAGATGGCCGCCTTCGATCTGTCAAACCTCCATCAGATCGGGATGGAGGATCTTCCACTGAATGATTCGAATCAGATTCTCCTCAGGTTGGAAAAGAAGATCATGCCGGTCGTCCTTCAGAGATTATCTCCGCTCGGGCCGTCCCTTGAGAATGTTTACCGCCTACTGGTTCAGAAGGCTGGGCTGTTGCCCGACAGCCGTGTCATGACGATCCACGGAGATTTTCACGCCGCCAACATTCTGTTTGACTCCGACGGGTTGACCTTCATTGATATGGACAGCCTTTCCCTGGGGGATCCGGCCTATGATCTTGCGTTATTTGGAAGTCGTCTTTTGCTCTTGGCACTCCTGGAAGGAGCCCGAATGAATGAAGTTGCAGAGGCCGTCGCCGGATTCCCAGGAACATACGAGGAGCTGTCCGGAACCGCCATTCCGGATCGAACCTATGCATGGTATTTGGCGGCGCTCCTTGTCGGGCGACAGCTCAAAACCTGCATCAGGCACTGTGCGCCGGCGTTGGAAGACCTTGCTCCGGCTTTGTTGCATTGTGCCAGGGAGACGTTGGAGCGAGGGCGTTTTGATGCGGCGATCATAAGGAACTAAAAGAGTGGGTCTGGTCGCTCATCGTGCGCCTGTAGGGTCTCCATCAAGTGAGCCTTTTCAACCGACGGGTCGCCCTCCACGATTCGTCTTCTCCGGAGCGCCATTCGCGAGAACATTTCGTGCGGATGGTGTCGAGAATGATGCTCTATAATTGAGCAAAGCGCCGATGAAGAACTCCTTCGGCGTACTGGATGCTATGCCGGGCTCTATCAGCTTCGGAAAGCTCAAATTAGGAGACCGTCAAGATCAAATCGACAAAGACGTTTATACTTCCGCTGATTGGATTGTTTTTTTTGATGGAAGGTCCATTTGCCTTTGCGAGGGAGATTCAACCGGCTGTCACGGAAGCGGACCAACCCGCTGCCGAAGAAACCGTCTCAAGCGCTTCTCTGGATCCGGACGCCTCACCTGCTTTACGATTCGAGGTAACGCCGCATCTTTCGATAGGAGCAAAGATGCAATTGAGTGTTCTAAGAAGAAGCAATCGCGATCTAAACAATAAGAAGGAAGACGACCAGAATCGAACTGAAACTACATTGGGCCTTGCGACAGAGGTCATTCCACGCACCGATATTGAAATATTCGCGGAGGCGCGGCTGACCGATCAGCGCTTCTTTATGGATGGGGAAGGGCAAACGACCGATGAAACCAAAGTCCGACTCAAAAGAGGATACATCCTTTGGAGGGGTGCCGTTTTCCCTGCAATTGATTTACAGGTGGGACGACAACGTTTTGCCGATTCACGGGAATGGATCTACGATGAAAACCTCGACGCCGTCCGCCTTAAATTGAATAAAGACCTTTTTGCCTTGGAATTCTCCGTCAGTTCGAACCTGTTTGATCCCGAGGATCCAGAGGATCGAATACGAAACTATGTTGCCTATGCCGCCTATGAGCCGAGTAAGGGAGACAAAATTGCACTGTATTGGATTGCCCGGCACAGTCCAGGGGGAGACCAGAATCCCGAATTCGTCGGACTTTCCTGGAGAGGAAAATCTTTTCAGAACCAAAAGTATTGGCTGGATCTCGCTTCCATTTCAGGGCGGGATGGTTCTGTGAAGCTGCAAGGGTATGGGGCCGATTTGCGCTGGACTTACCTTTTCGATCAATGGATGGAGCCCTCCATCACCCTCGGTTATGCCTTTGGATCGGGCGACCCTAATCCGCTGGATGATGTGGACGGAAGCTTCCGGCAAACCGGGCTTCAGGACAACCAGGGAAAATTCAATGGGGCCGTGAAATTCAAGTACTATGGCGAATTATTTGATCCGGAACTGAGCAATATGAGGATCAGAACTTTTGGACTCGGAATCATCCCTTTTAAAAAGACCTCTTTGGATTTTGTCTATTACTCCTATTCGCTTGTCTATTCACATTTGGCGCCGAATCACACCCTCCGGGATGTCGGCATTAAAAAGGACCCCTCCGGAAAATCGAAAGATCTTGGCCATGAGGTGGACCTTATCGTAGGATTGAAGATTTCTCGTTTGGCACGGGTGGAAATTTCGACGGCTGCTTTCATTCCTGGGAAGGCGTTTCCCGGTTCAGACAGCGCTTACTCCGGAGAGATGACTGTTCGAATTTTATTCTGATCATGTTCGTGATACCGATCTTGAGTAAGGTTTAAGCCTTCGGGTAGAAAAGGGGAGGCCCGACGTTGAAGATGAAAAGTCGCCCCACTTGTGTAGGACAGGCTTCTATGGAACGAATCCGCTCTATCCCTCATCATGATTACCTGACGGACCTTCCGAATCGTGTTGGGGCGCACGATTGTTTGGATGAGGCATTGACGCGGGCGCGGCGCCGATTTTCTAAAGTCGCTGTATTGTCGCTCGATCTTGATCGATTTCATCTGATCAATGAGACATTGGGATTTCTGTTCGGCGACCTTTTGCTGCAATCGATCTCGGAGCGTCTCAAAGGGATCCTGTCGGAAGGGGATTCGGTTGCGCGTGTCGGCGACGACGAATTCGTTATGATCTTGGCCCATATTACCGAAGCAGAAGAGGCTGTAAAAACGGCCCAGAAGGTCCGAGAGGAATTGTCAGGGCCCCACAGACTGAAGGATCATCAAATCATGACGGTCGATTTTCGAATCACCGCAAGCATCGGGATCGCGCTCTCTTCTCTGAATGGAGATGAAGCGGAGACCCTGCTTAAAAACGCCAACAGCGCCATGATGTGGGCAAAGAGGGAGGGAGGAGATTGCTACCACTTTTATACGGCGGAGATGAACGCCGCGATTCTGGAACGGCTGACCCTGGAGAGCGGCCTGCGCGATGCACTGCAGAGGAACGAGCTTTTTTTGGAGTACCAGCCTCAGCTTGACCTAATGACAGGCAAGATTGTCTGTGTAGAAGCCTTGGCTCGTTGGAATTACCCGGGTATCGGCGTGATCCCCCCTTCTCGTTTTATTCCCTTAGCTGAGGAAATGGGGCTAATTGGCCTGCTCGGACAACGGGTACTCGAGACGGCTTGTGTGCAGAATAAAAAATGGCAGTGGGCGGGTCTCCCCCCGATTCGGGTTGCGATCAATCTGTCCGCCTACCAACTCCAGCAGAAATCTCTGGTCGAAACAGTGAAGAGGGTGTTAAAGGAGACGGGAGTCAATCCGGCCGATCTCGAATTCGAAATCACCGAGACAATCATGATGCAGAACATCGAGGCAACCATCGCGACACTTTTTGAATTGAAAGAGATGGGAATACGAATCGCAATGGATGATTTCGGCACCGGGTATTCTTCCTTGACCTACCTGAGGCGTTTCCCGATCGATGTCTTAAAAATGGACCGTTCTTTCCTTGTCGACACCTCCGGCAAGCAGGACAGCATGGCCATTATCATTGGCATGATCGATCTGGCGCGCAGGCTGAAATTAAGAGTCGTTGCAGAGGGGGTTGAAACAGAAACCCAGCTTGATTCTTTGCGTCTTCACGGTTGTGATGCAATCCAAGGTTTTCTCTTCAGCTCTCCGCTTCCTGCGGATGACGTAACGAAGTTGCTGAGGGGGATCTCGGGTGATTCCCGGAAATGCCGGAAATGATCGAGCAGCATAGCGTGATGAGGTGGAAGGCCGGAGGTGTGGCGTGATCAGATTCCAGCAGGGGGGATTAGAAATTGCCTCATGCCGCTCTTCGGCTCATTCTTTTATGAATTTGGAAACTGTCAAAAAACCAGCGTACATTATTTGGCCACACTCCTCCGCTCGCCGATTACCCGGCCTAATGCTGTGGGACGGTCATCAACGACCGGAAGCTGCCAGATTTACATCAGATGGTTTTCTAAAAGCGCTCGTTTTCCGGCACCTCCATCTAGATTTTGGGCGGGGCGCCTTACCTGTCCAGAAATAGCGGTTCGGTTTTTGGAGGAAGCGAGATACATTTCTGCGGCATACCGATTGCTTATACCACGGTCTGCGTTAAGAGATTCGGCGAGGGCTGGCCACTGTCTGCAGGTTTACTCGTCGGTCCGAAGACACGATGGAGATGTTTCTGCAGCAACTGAACCGAGGAAGTCGCCCAAGAAGACGTCAATATTGTTTCTGGCACTTTCATTCGCCGGAGTGAAAGGATCCCACCCTGATGAACCAGACAGGCCCTGGTTGTGAACGGGGAGTCTTACTCTTTCTTTGTTAGGAAAGGGAGTACGATCAGCAAATGATTCTAATTGCGACAATCCAATCTTTCCATGATTGTCCAGGGTCGGATTCGGTCTGCTTCGGTCTAAGATCTGCGATCCGCTTCCGGACCGAATGGGGTCCTGTATAGTCGCCCATTTCTGATGAGCCGAGTTATTTTAGGGATGGACGGGCTTCGTTATCCCGTTACAGCGGAGAGCCGTCAAACTTGCATTTCAGCGTTAACACAACCGACACAATCATTCGAGGAGGATCCATATCATGCCAAAACGATCGATGCTCATTTCTTATTTCGTGTTCATGGGTCTCATTTTAGTATGGGGAATGCCTGTGCAGGCCAAGCAGGGGGCGCCCCCTCTGAATGCTCCTTTTGTCGACCCCACCGCCACTGTTACCGGAGCAGACAAGGTCCACCTCGGCGACTCTGTTTATGTGGCTCCCTTCGCCGAACTGCGCGCCGGGGCCGATCCTGCGCTTACTATCCATATCGGCGCGGAGAGCGACGTTCAGGACAGCGCGGTCGTTGATGCCACGGCCGGGGCGGTTTCGATGGGTGAGCAGGTGATCTTGGCCCATGGGGCCACGGTGAAAGGGCCTGCAAGCCTTGGAGGAGAAGGGATCTGCCCCGGCAGCGTTGCTGTCTGCCCCTCCTTTGTCAGCTTCAATGCCGAGGTCGACGGCGCTATCATTGAGAAAGACGCCATGGTGTCGGGATTGGCCCGCGTCGCGCCAGGTGTAAGAATCCCCTCCGGTCGAAAGGTCCTTCCCGGTAAGAACGTCGCCACCCAAGCGGAGGTCCTCACCGAGACGGTCCCGGTCAGCGATGCCGACCGGCTTTTCATGCAGGGGGTGATCGAGGTCAATGTGGCCTTCGCTGCGCAATACAAGGTTCTCGCGGCCGAGGATCCAAAAAATATTAAGGGAATCAACTACGATCCCGGGAATATGTCCTTTAATCCCGCCCGCAACCTCCCGACCCTCGCCGGAACCTCCACACAGAACCCGAAATTCCGCAATCGGATCATCGGAGATATCATCATGCATGATAACATGAATCATCTGGCGATGGTGATGGGAAGCAAGATCTCCCTTCGGGCGGACGAAGGGGAGCCCTTCCACGTCGGCAGCATTGCCGCCATGGAAGATCGGACGACCTTCCACGCCCTGGAGCACAGTCATCTCGACATGGGGAACCTGGGCCGCTACGGCTACCACAGCGTGGTGCATGGCGGGCCGACCAATTTCCCCGTCCCTGCCGGCAACTCCACCGTCACCGGAGACGGTGTAACCATCGGGGCCTGGTC contains the following coding sequences:
- a CDS encoding aminoglycoside phosphotransferase family protein, which produces MNVKWNHLQRGARSPFGKTHRNVSPDPFYGQVDEFYDQAHVLSHLKGTLGDHCVPDRCEIVNVRYYFKRSFQVVYKLYGKEDPTILTVFFLPQGESAKHYREKLAAVTNRVRVIHFPSWNAVGWVFPEDPTLRALQKMTDEGRLRSGLGRCIRRFLKPGPIRWDVMNYHPERRCALRYLLSEGDYTFVGKVASSESTVTAHRNLMRLWGWSSRRFRIPEPLGLEDEQGIRWESFITGNTIGDLFSEISLSPLMKMAAFDLSNLHQIGMEDLPLNDSNQILLRLEKKIMPVVLQRLSPLGPSLENVYRLLVQKAGLLPDSRVMTIHGDFHAANILFDSDGLTFIDMDSLSLGDPAYDLALFGSRLLLLALLEGARMNEVAEAVAGFPGTYEELSGTAIPDRTYAWYLAALLVGRQLKTCIRHCAPALEDLAPALLHCARETLERGRFDAAIIRN
- a CDS encoding glycosyltransferase family 4 protein gives rise to the protein MKRLKVAHVINSIGLGGVPAAVYHLLEALPPERYELSLYTLKRYSDHADVREEVAERFRRLGIPIFSPDRDEKKFQVVAQLCEWILRDRIDLLHTHSYKPNLYGRLAGVLCRERGVRIVAHYHNQYDDKWERDGSLIYDRLLDRFSDRLIACSESVREHLVQRVGLPWERIDVILNGADLSRFQPREDAQRVKGEMGLPLDRPIVAVVGRISEQKGQDDFIYAAKTILRQVPETLFLVIGAADEAERLVQLQRLAQELGIEKEIIFTGYIADMSKIYPLINVLVVPSRWEGFGLVLVEAMAAGRAIVATRVGAIPEVVVAGETARLVPPGSPAAIASEVVSLLQNPERARKMGERGIARAADFSWKRAGMELDRIYEDLRRGDAG
- a CDS encoding histidine phosphatase family protein gives rise to the protein MKEGRIFLIRHGKTEWNGERYLGWEDVPLSETGKKQADEIDLALQNERIDIIYSSPLTRAVETISSFAQKRGIPVYTAEDLRELHYGRWQGLCKSKHKLNVIQQYRVSRLPQGESLFDVYLRAVCFRGRLESDLGAGKNVAVVGHFWSNRMLEGVIRRVPFKSILDQPAYRPKNGSLLQMKYRVEADGELCISSASFVVQGF
- a CDS encoding acetyltransferase, which produces MPKRSMLISYFVFMGLILVWGMPVQAKQGAPPLNAPFVDPTATVTGADKVHLGDSVYVAPFAELRAGADPALTIHIGAESDVQDSAVVDATAGAVSMGEQVILAHGATVKGPASLGGEGICPGSVAVCPSFVSFNAEVDGAIIEKDAMVSGLARVAPGVRIPSGRKVLPGKNVATQAEVLTETVPVSDADRLFMQGVIEVNVAFAAQYKVLAAEDPKNIKGINYDPGNMSFNPARNLPTLAGTSTQNPKFRNRIIGDIIMHDNMNHLAMVMGSKISLRADEGEPFHVGSIAAMEDRTTFHALEHSHLDMGNLGRYGYHSVVHGGPTNFPVPAGNSTVTGDGVTIGAWSVFFRSRAADGVTIGFKSLVQQSDLAPGTIVPDRTVMIDNTIFGAVEW
- a CDS encoding alginate export family protein, which codes for MFFLMEGPFAFAREIQPAVTEADQPAAEETVSSASLDPDASPALRFEVTPHLSIGAKMQLSVLRRSNRDLNNKKEDDQNRTETTLGLATEVIPRTDIEIFAEARLTDQRFFMDGEGQTTDETKVRLKRGYILWRGAVFPAIDLQVGRQRFADSREWIYDENLDAVRLKLNKDLFALEFSVSSNLFDPEDPEDRIRNYVAYAAYEPSKGDKIALYWIARHSPGGDQNPEFVGLSWRGKSFQNQKYWLDLASISGRDGSVKLQGYGADLRWTYLFDQWMEPSITLGYAFGSGDPNPLDDVDGSFRQTGLQDNQGKFNGAVKFKYYGELFDPELSNMRIRTFGLGIIPFKKTSLDFVYYSYSLVYSHLAPNHTLRDVGIKKDPSGKSKDLGHEVDLIVGLKISRLARVEISTAAFIPGKAFPGSDSAYSGEMTVRILF
- a CDS encoding putative bifunctional diguanylate cyclase/phosphodiesterase; its protein translation is MERIRSIPHHDYLTDLPNRVGAHDCLDEALTRARRRFSKVAVLSLDLDRFHLINETLGFLFGDLLLQSISERLKGILSEGDSVARVGDDEFVMILAHITEAEEAVKTAQKVREELSGPHRLKDHQIMTVDFRITASIGIALSSLNGDEAETLLKNANSAMMWAKREGGDCYHFYTAEMNAAILERLTLESGLRDALQRNELFLEYQPQLDLMTGKIVCVEALARWNYPGIGVIPPSRFIPLAEEMGLIGLLGQRVLETACVQNKKWQWAGLPPIRVAINLSAYQLQQKSLVETVKRVLKETGVNPADLEFEITETIMMQNIEATIATLFELKEMGIRIAMDDFGTGYSSLTYLRRFPIDVLKMDRSFLVDTSGKQDSMAIIIGMIDLARRLKLRVVAEGVETETQLDSLRLHGCDAIQGFLFSSPLPADDVTKLLRGISGDSRKCRK